In a single window of the Pseudogemmatithrix spongiicola genome:
- a CDS encoding 4-hydroxy-tetrahydrodipicolinate reductase, whose product MTKLAILGAGKMGKLLAQLAPESGFTLVAQLDKAETARGLTAQSLHGADVVIEFTEPQASAALVRQCAELGVPVVSGTTGWDAERALVETFVRNGKGALLWAPNFALGVHLFAKVVEEAARRFASDRAGFDAHLIETHHSKKLDAPSGTARMLAMVAERAQGKAMPVTSVRTGHVPGTHELVFDAAFEQVRLVHEARDRRVFASGALAAAKWLAGRRGVFTLDDFLGDVI is encoded by the coding sequence ATGACCAAGCTCGCGATTCTCGGCGCCGGCAAGATGGGCAAGCTCCTCGCGCAGCTCGCGCCCGAGAGCGGGTTCACCCTGGTCGCGCAGCTCGACAAAGCCGAGACGGCCCGCGGCCTCACGGCACAATCACTGCACGGCGCGGACGTGGTCATTGAGTTCACGGAGCCGCAGGCTTCGGCCGCGCTGGTGCGGCAGTGCGCGGAGTTGGGCGTGCCGGTCGTCAGCGGCACCACGGGCTGGGACGCCGAGCGGGCGCTGGTCGAGACCTTCGTGCGCAACGGCAAGGGCGCGTTGCTCTGGGCGCCGAACTTCGCGTTGGGCGTGCACCTGTTCGCGAAGGTGGTGGAAGAAGCGGCGCGGCGCTTTGCGAGTGACCGCGCGGGGTTCGATGCGCACTTGATCGAGACGCATCACAGCAAGAAGCTCGATGCGCCGAGTGGCACGGCCCGCATGCTCGCGATGGTCGCCGAGCGCGCGCAGGGTAAGGCGATGCCCGTGACCAGCGTGCGCACCGGACATGTGCCCGGGACGCACGAGTTGGTGTTCGATGCCGCCTTCGAGCAGGTGCGGCTCGTGCACGAGGCCCGCGACCGTCGCGTCTTCGCCTCCGGCGCGCTGGCGGCCGCCAAGTGGCTGGCGGGGCGGCGCGGCGTGTTCACCCTTGATGACTTCCTTGGAGACGTGATCTGA
- a CDS encoding addiction module protein, whose amino-acid sequence MSKAPVDMATLTALSPEERLQLIGELWDSLSVAEIEALAPISVSFGDELERRARAVREGAEPLISLDEALRRAQAADESPG is encoded by the coding sequence ATGTCGAAAGCCCCCGTGGACATGGCCACACTCACCGCCCTCAGTCCAGAGGAGCGGCTGCAGCTCATTGGCGAGCTCTGGGACTCGCTCAGCGTCGCGGAGATCGAAGCCCTCGCCCCAATCTCTGTGTCCTTCGGTGATGAACTGGAGCGTCGTGCGCGAGCCGTCCGTGAGGGGGCGGAGCCGCTGATCTCTCTAGATGAAGCGCTGCGACGAGCCCAAGCGGCGGACGAGTCACCCGGGTGA
- a CDS encoding type II toxin-antitoxin system RelE/ParE family toxin, which yields MPTADIRFTARAASELGAAFRWYRQRNAVAAEKLLSEVAATVGRIASSPGSHRSVRHNVRRAFVRRFPYAVYFESTDASIVILGIVHLRRSSAEWPPGTN from the coding sequence GTGCCAACCGCCGACATTCGATTCACAGCCAGAGCCGCGTCCGAACTGGGCGCGGCTTTTCGTTGGTACCGGCAAAGAAACGCTGTCGCCGCGGAGAAGTTGCTAAGTGAGGTGGCAGCAACCGTCGGCCGGATTGCATCGTCGCCTGGCTCGCACAGGTCGGTGCGGCACAACGTCCGGCGCGCATTCGTCCGCAGGTTCCCCTACGCGGTGTACTTCGAGAGCACCGATGCCAGCATCGTGATCCTTGGAATCGTGCACTTGAGACGATCGTCGGCGGAGTGGCCGCCCGGCACCAACTAG
- the dapA gene encoding 4-hydroxy-tetrahydrodipicolinate synthase: MTAPLRGAITALVTPFKSDGSVDEAALAALVDWQIAEGIHGLVPVGSTGEAVTLSLPERERVVRVVAEAAKGRVPVIAGAGSNDTAAAIEASKLLGKAGATHLLHVSPMYNKPPQRGIVAHFTAVADASPLPVVLYNVPGRTGSNMTAETTLKLAEHANICAVKEASGNTGQIDAILRGRPEGFGVLSGDDGLTLAVMAAGGDGVISVISNAVPKLCAQLTDALAKSDLATASLIHHRLAPLVDAAFIESNPIPIKAGLAMMGKVKNVLRLPLVAMDAKHEARMSAALRIAGVTL, translated from the coding sequence ATGACCGCTCCCCTTCGCGGTGCGATCACCGCGCTCGTCACGCCGTTCAAGTCCGACGGCTCGGTGGACGAAGCGGCACTCGCCGCCCTGGTCGATTGGCAGATCGCCGAGGGCATCCACGGGCTGGTGCCGGTGGGCTCGACGGGCGAGGCGGTGACGCTCTCGTTGCCGGAGCGCGAGCGCGTGGTGCGCGTCGTCGCCGAGGCGGCGAAGGGCCGCGTGCCGGTAATCGCCGGCGCGGGGTCCAACGACACCGCGGCGGCCATCGAGGCGTCGAAGCTGCTCGGTAAGGCCGGTGCCACGCACCTGTTGCATGTGTCGCCGATGTACAACAAGCCGCCACAGCGCGGCATCGTGGCGCACTTCACGGCTGTCGCCGATGCGTCGCCGCTGCCGGTCGTGCTGTACAACGTGCCCGGGCGCACGGGCAGCAACATGACGGCCGAGACGACGCTGAAGTTGGCCGAGCACGCCAACATCTGCGCCGTGAAGGAAGCCAGCGGCAACACCGGGCAGATCGACGCCATTCTGCGCGGCCGTCCCGAGGGCTTCGGCGTGCTGAGCGGCGATGACGGCCTCACGCTGGCGGTGATGGCCGCCGGCGGCGACGGCGTGATCTCGGTGATCTCCAATGCCGTGCCCAAGCTCTGCGCGCAGCTCACGGACGCGCTCGCCAAGAGCGACCTCGCCACGGCGTCGCTCATCCACCATCGCCTCGCACCGCTCGTGGATGCGGCGTTCATCGAGAGCAATCCGATTCCCATCAAGGCGGGCCTCGCGATGATGGGCAAGGTCAAGAACGTGCTGCGCCTGCCGCTGGTCGCCATGGACGCCAAGCACGAGGCGCGCATGAGCGCTGCGCTGCGCATCGCGGGGGTGACGCTGTGA
- the cmk gene encoding (d)CMP kinase, with amino-acid sequence MTDRRRPLVVAIDGPAASGKSSTAKWVARELGLRHVDSGSLYRAATAAALRTEPESARWTEASVLAAAAPIHLVPGETTFHPHLGDEDLEFVIRGKDVTSHVSQVAQMPAVRAWVNRQVQATAEGHPIVVDGRDMGTAVFPQARVKVFLIADPWERARRRLVQRLQRAPEEAEIAAEVDALTQRDAKDEAQTQQASDAVLIDTTYLTQEEQVERIVALARAALAGPDRPAA; translated from the coding sequence ATGACTGACCGCCGCCGCCCCCTCGTCGTCGCCATCGATGGACCCGCCGCCTCGGGCAAGAGCTCGACCGCGAAGTGGGTCGCGCGCGAGCTCGGGCTCCGCCACGTGGACTCGGGCTCGCTGTACCGCGCGGCTACCGCCGCGGCCCTTCGCACGGAGCCGGAGAGCGCCCGCTGGACCGAGGCGAGCGTGCTCGCCGCCGCGGCGCCCATTCACCTCGTCCCCGGCGAGACGACCTTCCATCCGCACCTCGGCGACGAGGACCTCGAGTTCGTCATCCGCGGCAAGGACGTGACGTCACATGTGAGCCAGGTGGCGCAGATGCCTGCCGTGCGTGCCTGGGTGAACCGTCAGGTCCAGGCGACCGCCGAGGGCCACCCGATCGTCGTCGACGGGCGCGACATGGGCACGGCGGTGTTCCCGCAGGCGCGGGTGAAGGTCTTCTTGATCGCCGATCCTTGGGAGCGGGCGCGCCGCCGCCTGGTGCAGCGCCTGCAGCGCGCGCCGGAGGAAGCGGAGATCGCGGCCGAAGTCGATGCGCTGACGCAGCGCGACGCCAAGGACGAGGCGCAGACGCAGCAGGCCTCGGATGCGGTGCTGATCGACACTACCTACCTCACCCAAGAGGAGCAGGTCGAGCGGATCGTAGCGCTGGCACGGGCGGCCCTCGCGGGGCCGGATCGTCCCGCGGCCTAG
- a CDS encoding 2,3,4,5-tetrahydropyridine-2,6-dicarboxylate N-succinyltransferase: MTLKLTPEQLEQQVERLFPLAVEKQPPETEAVVGALLEALEAGDVRSATKDKKGNWKAIAWVKRGILLGFRAGKIVELSGKDSPFQFFDKHTYPPQRMTVAKGVRLVPGGSSVRRGAFVASGVVCMPPMYINVGAYVGSGTMVDSHALVGSCAQIGERVHLSAAAQIGGVLEPVNASPVIIEDDVIVGGNCGVYEGTVVREKAVLAAGVVLTRGTPVFDLVKEKVYRGTADAPLEIPAGAVVVPGARAVKGGFAAEQGLSLQTPVIVKYRDEKTDLATALESWLR, encoded by the coding sequence GTGACGCTCAAGCTCACGCCCGAACAGCTCGAGCAGCAGGTCGAGCGCCTGTTCCCGTTGGCAGTGGAGAAGCAGCCGCCGGAGACCGAGGCCGTCGTCGGCGCGCTGCTCGAGGCGCTCGAAGCCGGCGACGTGCGCTCGGCGACCAAGGACAAGAAGGGCAACTGGAAGGCTATCGCGTGGGTGAAGCGCGGCATCCTGCTCGGCTTCCGCGCCGGCAAGATCGTCGAGCTCTCAGGCAAGGACTCCCCGTTCCAATTCTTCGACAAGCACACGTATCCGCCGCAGCGCATGACGGTGGCCAAGGGCGTGCGGCTCGTGCCGGGCGGCTCGTCGGTGCGCCGCGGCGCCTTCGTGGCCAGCGGCGTCGTGTGCATGCCGCCGATGTACATCAACGTCGGCGCCTACGTGGGCAGCGGCACGATGGTGGACTCGCACGCGCTGGTCGGCAGCTGCGCGCAGATCGGCGAGCGCGTGCACTTGAGCGCCGCCGCGCAGATCGGCGGCGTGCTCGAGCCCGTGAACGCCTCGCCGGTGATCATCGAGGATGATGTGATCGTCGGCGGCAACTGCGGCGTGTACGAAGGCACCGTGGTGCGCGAGAAGGCCGTGCTCGCGGCGGGCGTGGTGCTCACGCGGGGCACGCCCGTGTTCGACCTCGTGAAGGAGAAGGTCTACCGCGGCACTGCGGATGCGCCGCTGGAGATTCCCGCTGGCGCGGTGGTCGTGCCGGGTGCCCGTGCGGTGAAGGGCGGCTTCGCGGCGGAGCAGGGGCTCTCGCTGCAGACGCCCGTCATCGTGAAGTACCGCGACGAGAAGACGGATCTCGCGACGGCGCTCGAATCCTGGTTGCGCTGA
- the aroA gene encoding 3-phosphoshikimate 1-carboxyvinyltransferase, translated as MTRIRVPGDKSISHRALMLAALGRGTSRVRGILQSADIEATARVLRALGATIPPLDASELVIEGVGLRGLQPPSVPLDCANSGTTARLVAGIVAGAGFDAEFVGDASLSRRPMGRVAAPLRAMGIEVTRPEHGGLPMRLHRGSVQGVTWRPAVASAQVKSAVLLAGLVGNVPVEVQEPVPTRDHTERMLQARGVDLRVEGDTVSLLPAARLDAADVDVPGDPSSAAFIAGLAALGALRREVRIENVDVNPWRVGGFRALRRMGALLRYEDEALQGGEPVATVVCGPGALQGISIAPEEVPSLIDELPLLAVVAARAAGETRVTGAAELRVKESDRIAAVVSGLRAVGVYAEELPDGFVVRGSDRPLTGRVVTHGDHRIAMAFGVLGAVPGNAITVDDPSCCAVSWPSFWDDLQRLTHD; from the coding sequence GTGACCCGCATCCGCGTTCCCGGCGACAAGTCGATCTCCCATCGCGCGCTCATGCTCGCCGCGCTGGGGCGCGGGACGTCGCGCGTGCGGGGCATCCTGCAGAGCGCAGACATCGAGGCGACGGCGCGCGTGCTGCGTGCGCTCGGCGCAACGATTCCGCCGCTCGACGCATCGGAGCTAGTCATCGAAGGCGTGGGCCTGCGTGGGCTGCAGCCGCCGAGTGTGCCGTTGGATTGCGCGAACTCCGGTACCACGGCGCGCCTGGTCGCGGGCATCGTCGCGGGCGCGGGGTTCGACGCCGAGTTCGTGGGTGATGCGTCGCTGAGCCGGCGGCCGATGGGCCGCGTCGCCGCGCCGCTGCGCGCGATGGGCATCGAGGTCACGCGGCCCGAGCATGGCGGCCTGCCGATGCGCCTCCACCGCGGCAGTGTGCAGGGCGTCACGTGGCGTCCCGCCGTCGCCAGCGCGCAGGTGAAGAGCGCCGTGCTCTTGGCGGGACTCGTGGGCAACGTGCCCGTCGAGGTGCAGGAGCCCGTGCCGACGCGCGATCACACCGAGCGGATGTTGCAGGCCCGGGGCGTGGACCTGCGCGTCGAGGGCGATACCGTTTCGCTGTTGCCGGCCGCGCGCCTCGACGCCGCCGACGTCGACGTCCCCGGCGACCCGTCCTCGGCGGCGTTCATTGCCGGGCTCGCCGCACTGGGCGCCCTCCGCCGCGAGGTGCGCATCGAGAACGTCGACGTGAATCCTTGGCGCGTCGGCGGCTTCCGTGCGTTGCGGCGGATGGGGGCGCTCCTCCGCTACGAGGACGAGGCGTTGCAGGGCGGCGAACCCGTCGCGACCGTCGTCTGCGGTCCGGGTGCGCTTCAGGGCATTTCGATTGCGCCGGAGGAAGTGCCGAGCTTGATCGACGAACTACCGCTTCTGGCGGTGGTCGCGGCGCGCGCGGCGGGCGAAACGCGGGTCACCGGCGCCGCCGAGCTCCGCGTGAAGGAGAGCGACCGCATCGCCGCGGTCGTGAGCGGCCTGCGCGCGGTCGGCGTCTACGCCGAGGAACTGCCCGATGGATTCGTCGTGCGGGGCAGCGACCGCCCGCTCACGGGCCGCGTGGTCACGCATGGCGACCATCGCATCGCGATGGCCTTCGGCGTGCTCGGTGCCGTGCCCGGTAACGCCATCACTGTCGACGACCCATCGTGCTGCGCCGTGAGCTGGCCTAGCTTCTGGGACGATCTCCAACGCCTCACGCATGACTGA
- the lysC gene encoding lysine-sensitive aspartokinase 3 has product MIVCKFGGTSVGDSAAIARTVGIVRSKLEREPVVVVSALAGTTNRLIELAEHAAKGDLIVALAICEELRARHLATIEELIGDHASHDEVAADTGAMFDELAHLAEALSVLAHLTPRSHDAVASMGERLSAPIVAAAMSKAGLPAVYVDARRVMVTSEDFGRAEPLTDDIAIACRAALAPLLRDGKVPVLGGYIGSTRSGVTTTLGRGGSDFSASLFGAAMDAEAIEIWTDVDGMLTADPRVVSGARLIGHIRFDEAAELANFGAKVLHPSTIAPAVKQGIPVFVFNSRKPEGTGTRITFDAPRTPVRAIAGKTRTVVVKIRSPRMLATPGALRKIFEVFEQNRTSVDVVATSEVSVSVTLDDDQHLDAVVAQLSAFGDVSVERHRGIVALVGAGLGEHTEAMATALQALGNLRLHMVSLSATGINLTLIVDGDQVNEAMQRLHAAFFGAA; this is encoded by the coding sequence ATGATCGTCTGCAAGTTCGGTGGCACGTCGGTCGGCGACTCCGCGGCGATTGCGCGCACGGTGGGCATCGTGCGCAGCAAGCTCGAACGCGAGCCGGTGGTGGTCGTGTCCGCGCTGGCGGGCACGACGAACCGACTCATCGAGCTGGCCGAGCATGCCGCCAAGGGCGATCTCATCGTCGCGCTGGCCATCTGCGAGGAACTGCGCGCGCGGCATCTCGCGACGATCGAAGAACTGATCGGCGATCACGCCAGCCACGATGAGGTCGCCGCCGACACGGGCGCGATGTTCGACGAACTCGCGCACCTGGCCGAGGCGCTGTCGGTGCTCGCCCACCTCACGCCACGGTCGCACGACGCCGTCGCCTCGATGGGCGAGCGTCTCTCGGCGCCGATCGTCGCGGCGGCGATGTCGAAGGCAGGCTTGCCTGCCGTATATGTAGACGCCCGCCGCGTCATGGTCACCAGCGAGGACTTCGGCCGCGCCGAGCCGCTCACCGACGACATCGCCATCGCCTGCCGTGCGGCCCTCGCGCCACTCTTGCGCGACGGCAAGGTCCCGGTCCTCGGCGGCTACATCGGCTCCACGCGGTCCGGCGTGACCACCACACTCGGCCGCGGCGGCTCGGACTTCTCGGCCTCGCTCTTCGGCGCAGCCATGGACGCCGAGGCGATCGAGATCTGGACCGACGTCGACGGCATGCTCACGGCCGACCCGCGCGTGGTCTCCGGCGCGCGGCTCATCGGCCACATCCGCTTCGACGAGGCCGCCGAGCTGGCGAACTTCGGCGCCAAGGTGCTGCACCCCAGCACCATCGCGCCGGCGGTGAAGCAGGGCATCCCGGTGTTCGTGTTCAACTCGCGGAAGCCTGAGGGCACGGGCACGCGCATCACCTTCGACGCGCCGCGTACGCCCGTGCGCGCCATCGCCGGCAAGACGCGCACCGTCGTGGTGAAGATCCGCTCGCCGCGCATGCTGGCCACGCCTGGCGCGCTGCGGAAGATCTTCGAGGTGTTTGAGCAGAACCGCACGTCGGTGGACGTGGTCGCGACCTCCGAGGTCAGCGTGAGCGTGACGCTCGACGACGACCAGCACCTCGACGCCGTGGTGGCACAGCTCAGCGCCTTCGGTGACGTCTCGGTGGAGCGGCATCGCGGCATCGTCGCGCTCGTCGGCGCGGGCCTCGGGGAGCACACCGAAGCGATGGCCACGGCGCTGCAGGCGCTGGGCAACCTGCGCTTGCATATGGTCTCGCTCTCGGCGACGGGCATCAACCTCACGCTGATCGTCGACGGCGACCAGGTGAACGAGGCGATGCAGCGCCTGCACGCGGCATTCTTCGGAGCGGCCTAA
- the asd gene encoding aspartate-semialdehyde dehydrogenase yields the protein MTDSRLPVAVLGATGAVGQTFVRLLAGHPWFRLAEVAASDRSAGKRYADATKWIEGVMPDEVRDLIVTTCDPTQVSATIVFSAMDADAAATVEPAFAMAGRFVLSNTKTFRMTDDVPLVIPEVNASHLALLDAQKAKGWSGGVVTNANCAAIAATMALAPLHERFGLTELFIATMQALSGAGYPGVPSLDILGNVIPYIGGDEEGKIEREMQKMLGTVEGARIAQAPFVVSAHANRVPVEHGHTVVMSAKFRQKPSVSEAIAVIRAWKGEIADLNLPSAPREPLVLAEQPDRPQPRRDVNAGNGMTVTVGRVREDAIFHLKLVAMGHNTIRGAAGSAVLNAEALVATGRLGWTPPGRA from the coding sequence GTGACTGACTCCCGCCTGCCGGTCGCGGTCCTCGGTGCCACGGGCGCCGTGGGCCAGACCTTCGTCCGCCTGCTCGCCGGCCACCCGTGGTTCCGGCTCGCCGAGGTCGCGGCCTCGGACCGCTCGGCAGGCAAGCGCTATGCGGATGCGACGAAATGGATCGAAGGCGTGATGCCCGACGAGGTGAGGGATCTCATCGTGACCACCTGCGATCCGACGCAGGTGTCCGCGACGATCGTGTTCTCGGCGATGGACGCTGACGCCGCGGCCACCGTGGAGCCCGCGTTCGCCATGGCCGGCCGCTTCGTGCTCAGCAACACCAAGACCTTCCGCATGACGGACGACGTGCCGCTCGTCATTCCGGAAGTGAACGCCAGCCATCTCGCGCTGCTCGACGCCCAGAAGGCCAAGGGCTGGAGCGGTGGCGTAGTGACGAACGCGAACTGCGCCGCCATTGCCGCGACGATGGCCCTCGCGCCGCTGCATGAGCGCTTTGGGCTGACCGAGCTCTTCATCGCGACGATGCAGGCGCTGAGTGGCGCGGGTTACCCGGGCGTGCCTTCGCTCGACATCCTCGGCAACGTCATTCCGTACATCGGCGGCGACGAGGAAGGGAAGATCGAGCGCGAGATGCAGAAGATGCTCGGCACCGTCGAGGGCGCGCGCATCGCGCAGGCGCCCTTCGTCGTCAGCGCCCACGCCAACCGCGTGCCCGTCGAACACGGCCACACCGTCGTGATGTCGGCCAAGTTCCGCCAGAAGCCGTCGGTGAGCGAGGCGATTGCCGTCATCCGCGCGTGGAAGGGCGAGATCGCCGACCTGAACTTGCCGAGCGCACCGCGCGAGCCGCTGGTGCTGGCCGAACAGCCGGACCGCCCGCAGCCGCGCCGCGACGTGAACGCCGGCAACGGCATGACCGTCACGGTCGGCCGCGTGCGCGAAGACGCGATCTTCCACCTCAAGCTGGTCGCGATGGGGCACAATACCATCCGCGGGGCGGCGGGCAGCGCGGTGCTCAACGCCGAGGCGCTGGTGGCGACGGGGCGGCTCGGCTGGACGCCGCCGGGGCGCGCATGA
- a CDS encoding 30S ribosomal protein S1, translating into MTAVDTLTPEEIARQKRDAQRAQLRPLANRRPELYDEDEFSSDEFEAMMEMYNGTLASIEEGEIVKSRVLEIRENLVVLDIGFKSEGTIPLEEFKDMPELKVGDEVEVLLEHLEDSEGSVVLSKKKADFMRVWERIRVAYESDQPVTGTLVKKIKGGVVVDLMGVDAFLPGSQIALRRVPNIDELLGQTYEFKIIKLNKRRRNIVVSRRVILETERAGKREKLMKELNKDQVRKGVVKNITDFGAFIDLGGVDGLLHITDMSWGRISHPSEMVQIGMELEVKVLDIDWERERISLGLKQLQAYPWKDVAEKFPVGTRVSGKVVSITNYGAFIELEPGIEGLVHISEMSWTRNVRHPSKLVSIGEAIEAVVLKVDSAEEKISLGMKQTEQDPWMVLPLKYPVGTRLNGKVRNLTSFGAFVEIEPGIDGLIHISDMSWTKRVQHPSEVVKKGDAVDVVILNIDAENKRISLGLKQASEDPWLRIGETFPVGTELPGKVARLMDKGVVVDIGNDIEGFVPLSHLNLTGQQVNSSADVAWEGMAMNVRILEVDPIHRRIVLGVVDIPAGQERPAEPSKVHTEDEDNVPIPADLDAVADEE; encoded by the coding sequence ATGACCGCAGTCGATACGCTGACCCCTGAGGAAATCGCGCGCCAGAAGCGCGACGCCCAGCGCGCGCAGCTCCGCCCCCTCGCCAACCGCCGCCCCGAGCTCTACGACGAGGATGAATTCTCGTCCGACGAGTTCGAAGCGATGATGGAGATGTACAACGGGACGCTCGCCTCGATCGAAGAAGGCGAGATCGTCAAGTCCCGTGTGCTCGAGATCCGCGAGAACCTCGTCGTGCTCGACATCGGCTTCAAGTCCGAGGGCACGATCCCGCTCGAAGAGTTCAAGGACATGCCGGAGCTCAAGGTCGGGGACGAAGTCGAAGTCCTCCTTGAGCACCTCGAGGATTCCGAGGGCTCCGTCGTCCTGTCGAAGAAGAAGGCCGACTTCATGCGCGTGTGGGAGCGGATCCGCGTCGCGTACGAGTCCGACCAGCCGGTCACCGGCACGCTCGTCAAGAAGATCAAGGGTGGCGTGGTCGTCGACCTCATGGGCGTCGACGCGTTCCTCCCGGGTTCGCAGATCGCGCTCCGTCGCGTCCCGAACATCGACGAGCTCCTCGGCCAGACCTACGAGTTCAAGATCATCAAGCTCAACAAGCGTCGCCGCAACATCGTCGTGTCTCGCCGCGTGATCCTCGAGACCGAGCGGGCCGGCAAGCGCGAGAAGTTGATGAAGGAGCTCAACAAGGATCAGGTGCGGAAGGGCGTGGTCAAGAACATCACGGACTTCGGCGCCTTCATCGACCTCGGCGGCGTGGACGGCCTGCTCCACATCACCGACATGTCGTGGGGCCGCATCTCGCATCCGAGCGAGATGGTCCAGATCGGCATGGAGCTCGAGGTCAAGGTCCTGGACATCGATTGGGAGCGCGAGCGCATCTCGCTCGGCCTCAAGCAGCTCCAGGCCTACCCGTGGAAGGATGTCGCCGAGAAGTTCCCGGTCGGCACCCGCGTCTCGGGCAAGGTCGTCAGCATCACGAACTACGGCGCCTTCATCGAGCTCGAGCCGGGCATCGAAGGCCTCGTGCACATCTCTGAGATGAGCTGGACGCGCAACGTCCGCCATCCCTCGAAGCTCGTCTCGATCGGCGAGGCCATCGAGGCGGTGGTGCTCAAGGTCGATTCAGCCGAAGAGAAGATCTCGCTCGGCATGAAGCAGACCGAGCAGGATCCGTGGATGGTGCTGCCGCTCAAGTACCCGGTCGGCACGCGCCTCAACGGCAAGGTCCGCAACCTGACCTCGTTCGGCGCCTTCGTCGAGATCGAGCCGGGCATCGACGGCCTCATCCACATCTCCGATATGTCTTGGACGAAGCGTGTCCAGCACCCGTCGGAAGTCGTGAAGAAGGGCGACGCGGTGGACGTGGTCATCCTCAACATCGACGCCGAGAACAAGCGCATCTCGCTCGGCCTCAAGCAGGCGTCCGAGGATCCGTGGCTGCGCATCGGTGAGACCTTCCCGGTCGGCACCGAGCTCCCGGGCAAGGTCGCCCGCCTGATGGACAAGGGCGTCGTCGTCGACATCGGCAACGACATCGAAGGCTTCGTGCCGCTCTCGCACCTCAACCTCACCGGCCAGCAGGTCAACAGCTCTGCTGACGTGGCGTGGGAAGGGATGGCGATGAATGTGCGGATCCTCGAGGTCGATCCGATCCACCGTCGCATCGTGCTCGGCGTGGTGGACATCCCGGCGGGCCAGGAGCGGCCGGCGGAGCCGTCCAAGGTGCATACGGAAGATGAGGATAACGTTCCGATTCCGGCGGACCTTGATGCCGTGGCAGACGAGGAGTAA
- a CDS encoding M20/M25/M40 family metallo-hydrolase, giving the protein MNTPVDVVALAAELLAIPSTTRDEGAAVDSVARWLVARDWNVTVQEVTPGRGNIWASRKGGGVTLSTHLDTVPPYVPPRRAEGRLYGRGACDAKGIAAAMMVAADRLVHAGEERVDLLFVVGEERGSDGARLANQLPATSKWLINGEPTESVLASGCKGAQRVIVRTKGREAHSAYAHLGESAITPMLQLLQELQQLKLPEDPILGPSTVNVGLIRGGTEANIVPGTCEAEMMFRLVGDVAEIKKVLKPWAQGRAELEYGSHIPAQHFHTVPGFKTAPMAYTSDIPLLGNWGTPLLFGPGSIHVAHTPDEYIEETELRASVDSYVTLVKHLLHG; this is encoded by the coding sequence ATGAACACCCCTGTCGACGTCGTCGCGCTCGCCGCAGAACTCCTCGCCATTCCCTCCACCACGCGCGACGAAGGCGCCGCGGTGGATTCCGTCGCGCGCTGGCTCGTCGCGCGCGACTGGAACGTGACGGTGCAAGAGGTCACACCGGGCCGCGGCAACATCTGGGCCTCGCGGAAGGGCGGGGGCGTGACGCTCTCGACGCACCTCGACACCGTACCGCCGTACGTGCCGCCGCGGCGCGCCGAGGGCCGGCTCTACGGGCGCGGCGCCTGCGACGCCAAGGGCATCGCGGCCGCAATGATGGTCGCCGCCGATCGCCTCGTCCACGCCGGCGAAGAACGTGTGGATCTGCTGTTCGTCGTCGGCGAGGAGCGTGGTTCAGATGGCGCTCGTCTCGCCAACCAACTGCCCGCCACGTCCAAGTGGCTGATCAACGGCGAGCCCACGGAATCCGTGCTCGCCTCCGGCTGCAAGGGCGCGCAGCGCGTCATCGTGCGCACGAAGGGCCGCGAGGCCCATTCGGCGTACGCCCACCTCGGCGAGAGCGCGATCACTCCCATGCTCCAGCTGCTGCAGGAACTGCAGCAGCTCAAGCTCCCGGAAGATCCGATCCTTGGCCCCAGCACCGTGAACGTGGGCCTGATCCGCGGCGGCACCGAGGCCAACATCGTCCCTGGTACCTGCGAGGCGGAGATGATGTTCCGCCTGGTCGGCGACGTCGCCGAGATCAAGAAGGTCCTCAAGCCCTGGGCGCAGGGTCGCGCCGAGCTCGAGTACGGGTCGCACATCCCCGCGCAGCACTTCCACACGGTGCCGGGGTTCAAGACCGCGCCGATGGCGTACACCAGCGACATCCCCTTGCTCGGCAATTGGGGCACCCCGCTGCTCTTCGGCCCGGGATCCATTCACGTGGCACATACGCCCGACGAGTACATCGAGGAAACGGAGCTGCGCGCCAGCGTGGACAGCTACGTGACGCTCGTGAAGCACCTGCTGCACGGATGA